The window GCATGCTCACGAATTTGGTCCAGCCGTTCCTCTCGGCCACGAACTGCATCTGGGCAAACTGTGTACCCCACATACTGCTTGCGCCAATGTATCGCACCTTTCCAGTCTGGACGAGGTCGTGTAGCGCTTTCATCGTCTCCTCGATGGGGGTGGTCGGATCGAATCGATGGATCTGAAGGAGGTCGATGTACGGGGTATCGAGTCGCTTGAGGGAGGCCTCAACCTGGTTGAAGATGGCACCTCGGGACAAACCCCATTGGTTCTGGTAATCTTTCGACCTCTCAAACTCGGCACGATACTGGAAATGGCGAGCTTCTGCAGTTGAGGCTGATTAGCAATTCCACCTCTACCGTTATGCTGGGATAATAACCCACGGGGCTCCTCCCCGACTGAGAAAAAACATTTGGTCAATATGACCACCTTCTCGCGCGGGATGTTGTACTTCTTGAGGGCCTTTCCGATCGTCACCTCGGATGCGCCGTTGGAGTAGACGTTGGCGGTGTCCCAGGTGTTTAACCCCCGATCGTACGCGGCCTTTAGAAGGGGAAGAGCCTAGATGATAATATCAGGCAATTAGCATGCTGTGGCGACAGATCTGAGTTGATCAGTTCAGGCGCACCTCGTCTTCGTTCAAGGCCCAGCCCAGTGTGCGGGAATCGCCGAAGCTCATGCAGCCAAAGATCGGGACCGAAACGCGAAGTCCGGACTTTCCGAGCTGGCGGTACTCTACTTTGGTGTTCTCGAGTCCCTCCTTGAGACGTGCGGGGAGCTCCTTGGATGCCattgttgctgctgctgctgttgtctTTGGATGAGATACAATGAAAGGGGTTTAGATAGTCTGTTGAAGACGGCTGGCAAGCTCTTGAGCGGTTTATGGCTACGCTGTAAGAGGGAGGAATTGTACAGAGATAAAATATATATGTAGACAATAGCCACTCTGAAAGCTCAAACGTCATTCGATCCGATCACGACATCATGATAAGGAGGGGGGGTCACAGCGCGGGTCGTTGCTCCAACCGAGAGGCGACAGAGAGCTACCCCGCACTGCGCTGATCATTCCGTCCCCTCCGGTGTGAAGAATCCACCAACAGCAGATGCAGTTTGCTGATGTTCAGTGTGTCGGTAAGTCGGAGTCGGCTTCAAGTCTCAGCCATGAAACCGGACTTAATAGCTGCAAACACCGGCTTCAATGCACGTCGAACAGCTTAGAAATGCAATTTCAAGTGGGTTAGGGCGAGGAACAGTTTAGTTGCGATCATGTCATAGGAGACTGGCTCAACCAGCTAGCTCCACTGACTGATTGACAGCTTCTCCAACTGAAGCACACACCAAAGGTTCCCACAAGCTGACTAGGGTCTTGAGAGGTGGCCACTGACTAGCGGTCAGTCTGCAATTCCCATGTCGATAGCTGCGAACCACACCTTGTGTATCTTGATTGCCAACACTCATAATGCAGTCGTCAAGCTGTCTGTCTACCGAATATGAGAAAATTACCAGGATGACTCGTCGTCACTTGCTTTGTTGTTCAGCTCACTGTCCCCATCTGGTCAATGGCAAGGGCTCTGACAAGAGACATTTACGCAGACTCTAGTAACCGGGATTGCGTTAATGTGGCAATCTCACTGTGTCGAAGAGCGTTCACTTACAGGCGATCCGTGGGTAAACTTGAAGTGAGAGGCAACTGGCTAGGGCTGGCAACTGCAGCTTGGAAGCtggagagaaaagaaggaaaaaatGGCTTTGTGAATCAAGTCAACATACCCACTGGCGTACACCCATAAACGAAGCCATCCCTATAATTACTGCCCTCTTCTAGATGCCACTATGATACagtcttcagcttcactaggGCAATCAGAGTCGCTGGACTCAGCTGTATCATCCTATACCTCACCAGTCTGGACCTGGGCCTGCTGTATGTCTGTAATGGTGAAGAACTTGATGTGGGGATCCAGCTGGACCACCCTCTTGTTCGAAGCTCACAACTCCTTTTCATGAAAGCGAAAAAGCCTTCGGAGAGCAGGCTTATGAGATGGCAACTGCTCAGCACAAGCTGGAGCATCTGCAGGCCCAAGTTACAAATACTGAAGTGAGCAACGAGAAAGTATTAATAGAGTGGGGAGCAAATTATTGGGTCTGGACAGAGTGCTGTTGTAGTCAAATGAGTGGATGACAAGAGTCCCACCTTACTGCTTTGTAACGTCTCGTTCCAGCTGGCAGAGTCTGCCATATGGGACATGCGTGACCTACGTACAGCTTCAGCGAAGTCCTTGTAACTTCACGAGACGTAAGTCAATGGAATAGTGAAGTGTACCACCGACTAACTCGTCAGGTTTGAACATATCAAACTATTATCTGTCAAAAGAGAGCCTAGGCTATGGAACGAGTCACCGAAGTTGTGAACTTGTTCAAATGTAGACCTGTTCACCCATTGTTTTCCTACGGAACGAACGACCTCACTCTCATGCGTGGATAATAAACCGTCACTTACATAATGATAACCACGTGTCATAGACGAAAATCACGGAAAGTGTAAGTAAAAATCATGGTTGCATACGAGAATTTAGTGTGCAAAGTTCGCTTTCTTCTCGTTGTTATCAGGTGTACTCTGATACCGTTCCTCGTGTCTTCTCAACATGCCTGGAACATCACGGGCAGCATCTGGGCAGCAACTCATGCGACTTCTTAGTCATCTACATACAATTACACGCCGAAAGACTCCTTGCTTCGCGCCATCGGCCAATCAACGGTGAATGACTCACGCCGGCAGTGGTGTGTGCTAGGCCATCCCAGCAACGCCGGCTGACACTGGTGGGACCCGGTGGGCGCCATGACGCAGTGAGGTTGGCGGGAATACCAAAGTAGTGGGCGAACGGACCAGTGTCTGAGTTTTCCGGTGGGAACGGCCGGCCGTGGAGGTCGTCCCTTGCGTAAATCTTGTCATGCAGATCGAACCCTAACACCTGAGGGGGACGACGACACACAATTCGTCGGTGAGACGATTGGTTTTGCTTTTGCTGTCACCCCCGGCCTCGGTAACTTCACTTGTTGCAATTAGAACGAATCCCCGGACGCATCATTCAAGTGCCCGAGTCCCAATGAGTTTGGTCTGACCAACAACAGCCTCTTTTACCCCTTTGGCCCTTTAGCCCTTTACCCACTATCACCACTACACATTCGGATTCTCCTAGGCGGGTTCAGCCTAAAAAAAAAATGGCGCATCAGAACGGCGGAAACACGGTCTTGCTCACCGAGCAAGAGGCACAACGCATCCGGGCCACCGTCCGGGAAACGCGGAAACAATGCGTAGAACGCAAGGGAAACGCAAGAGAATTTCGAGATGCTCACGCCACTGTCAGCCAGGCCACTGGCACTTCTCTCATGATGGACATGGGCAGCATGGCGGGACAAGGCCAGCGGGATACACTGCCGGCTCTTGGCGTTGGGCAGACATATCCGCCGAGCACCGCTTCTCTCCAAGACCTGAAGCCCATGAAGTTTACCGAGCTCCAGATGGAAACACACCACCGTGGCCGTTCTCTCATCGTCAAGCGTGCGAGCCGCTGTCCGGTGGTGACCCTTGCGGCGCGGTCATGGACCGTGGTgcaagacgaggaggaaaaggagacTGAGCGCCTGGAAATATGTCTCCACAAGACGACAGACGGCGAGGACACATTGGAATCAGCACGTCGCTATATCATCAAGGAGCCTTACTTCACGCTGACCGAGGACGGTGAAGCCACGCTCCGGATAGACCATCCTTCTGACCTGGTCGTCTGCCAGGATGAGATTGTGAAGGGCAGCTCCACTCAAGTCGAGGATGCGGAAAAGGGAGAAGCGTTGGCGAAAAAATGCAAGGACAAGGGCAACGCAGCACTGCAAAAGAAAGATCTGCCGCTCACTCGCGAAAGCTACTCCCAAGGTCTCAAGCTCGCTAGACAAGAAGCTGTTCAGAAGACGAATCCCGACCTGGCACGGGACATCGCCCGGAATCGCGCTCATGTACATCTCCTGCTGGACCGGCAAGACGaagccatcgccgacgcGAAAGCGTCTCTGATCGGCGCAGACGACCAACGATCAAAGGAACTCGACAGCAAGGCCTACTTCCGCGCCGGCAGCGGGGCGTACAACTTGGGCCAGTACCAGCAGGCCAAGGAGTACttcgagcaggccaagaagctcgccCCTGAAGAGAAAGGCGCCGCGATGTACCTGCGAAAGGTCGAGATGCGTCTgcgggaggagaaggaggggaacTACGACTTACAGAAGATCAGGGCCAACCTCACTCCCGCTTCTCCGCGGGCCGATGCCGCAAGCTTCACCAGCAAAACCGAAGTCAAGGAGAGCGTTGGGCGAGGCCGTGGGTTGTTCGCGACCCGTGATATCGCCGCTGGGGAGATCGTCATGGTCGAGAAGGCCTTCTGTGTTGTCTGGGGTCACGAAAGCGAGGTCCTAACGGCGATGACATACGACGTGCGAGATGACAGGATCCGAGTGGCGCCGGTGGGCTTGACCAAGGCCATCTCACAGAAGCTCTTGAGGAACTCTTCCCAGATCGCCAGAGTGATGGATCTCTACGGCGACTACCAGGGCGAAGGTGACGTGGCGGCGACCAAGaccgaggagggcgccgtcgtcgacgtcttccgGGTCCACGATATCGTTTCACGCAACGCCTTTGGTCCCGGCGGCCAGTACGGAGAAGAGGGCGCAAGGAACGCGAGCACGGGTCTCTGGATCTGGGCCGCGTACATCAACCACTCCTGCATAGCCAACGCCAAGAAGGAATACGTCGGCGACCTGATGGTTCTCCGTGCCCTCCGCGCCATcaagaagggggaggagatCTTCCACAGCTACGACGAGTCGGCCGACTACGAGGCGAGGCAGAAGGCGTTGCTGACGACATGGGGCTTCGAGTGCGGCTGCGCCCTCTGcgcggccgagaagacggacgacgacaagctgAGGAGGAAGCGTCAGACACTGGCgaacgacgccgacgacttTGTGAACACGACGCACTGGACGAATGCGAAGCGGATTGCCATCTCAAAGGCCCAGCGCTTTGCGCGGGACATCGATGCCACGTACGACGATAAAAAGTACGACGGCGTGCCCCGTCTGGCTTCGGCAAGAGTACGGGAATGGCTTGCCAAGGCAACCCCTCTCAAGTAATGGGATGCTGTGATGTAGACTTGCATCCTAGACCCCTTAATGAATAGTTTACACGTCGTAACACAC is drawn from Colletotrichum destructivum chromosome 6, complete sequence and contains these coding sequences:
- a CDS encoding Putative SET domain, tetratricopeptide-like helical domain superfamily, SET domain superfamily; its protein translation is MAHQNGGNTVLLTEQEAQRIRATVRETRKQCVERKGNAREFRDAHATVSQATGTSLMMDMGSMAGQGQRDTLPALGVGQTYPPSTASLQDLKPMKFTELQMETHHRGRSLIVKRASRCPVVTLAARSWTVVQDEEEKETERLEICLHKTTDGEDTLESARRYIIKEPYFTLTEDGEATLRIDHPSDLVVCQDEIVKGSSTQVEDAEKGEALAKKCKDKGNAALQKKDLPLTRESYSQGLKLARQEAVQKTNPDLARDIARNRAHVHLLLDRQDEAIADAKASLIGADDQRSKELDSKAYFRAGSGAYNLGQYQQAKEYFEQAKKLAPEEKGAAMYLRKVEMRLREEKEGNYDLQKIRANLTPASPRADAASFTSKTEVKESVGRGRGLFATRDIAAGEIVMVEKAFCVVWGHESEVLTAMTYDVRDDRIRVAPVGLTKAISQKLLRNSSQIARVMDLYGDYQGEGDVAATKTEEGAVVDVFRVHDIVSRNAFGPGGQYGEEGARNASTGLWIWAAYINHSCIANAKKEYVGDLMVLRALRAIKKGEEIFHSYDESADYEARQKALLTTWGFECGCALCAAEKTDDDKLRRKRQTLANDADDFVNTTHWTNAKRIAISKAQRFARDIDATYDDKKYDGVPRLASARVREWLAKATPLK
- a CDS encoding Putative NADP-dependent oxidoreductase domain-containing protein, encoding MASKELPARLKEGLENTKVEYRQLGKSGLRVSVPIFGCMSFGDSRTLGWALNEDEALPLLKAAYDRGLNTWDTANVYSNGASEVTIGKALKKYNIPREKVVILTKCFFSVGEEPQARHFQYRAEFERSKDYQNQWGLSRGAIFNQVEASLKRLDTPYIDLLQIHRFDPTTPIEETMKALHDLVQTGKVRYIGASSMWGTQFAQMQFVAERNGWTKFVSMQNQYNLLYREEEREMNRFCNDTGVGLIPWAPLCRGHLARPPKDFGTTSRSKGEKESQPGSHGTVEPDLTIIKRVQEIAEKRDWPMSHVALAWINKRITSPIIGFSSVDRIDQAITADGKVLTDEEEKYLEELYQPKAISGHT